atgtTTCAGTGTTGCTATGCATACATTTGCTGTGATGGGAGTGAACACTGCCTGGATACAGGCTACTCTTATGGCAagggcaaaagtacacacaatTGTTCCAGCAAAAATGGCAGCTAAAGTTGACATTGCCAAGGGCAACTTCAAGTTTGAGGTTTTGCCTGTTCAGTCTGCAGATCACCTGGCAACTGTGCGGTATGCAACTGTTTCTTTTAAACTTTACATCTGAAAAAACTATTGCATTGTGTACTATaatatttgaatgaatttcgtaaATCATTGTTACAGTGTTGAAAGTCTTGCTGTGGCAAGAAATGTTGAAGACCTTGCAGCTATTAAGATGATACCAATGATTCCTGCCAAAGAAGCACAGCTGTCTAGAGATACTTTGAGATCAACGATCTCATCCTCACAGGAAAGTGATTGGGTAAGATGAGTAACCTTTTTGAAACCATACCATTTGACCAATTACAGCATGAACTTCTTTGTATACCGGAGATATAATCTATTGTATATGTTTCAGTCAAGATCATCGGAACGGATTAACTCTGATTTGCCTTCTAATATCATTCCTAAAATGAGAAGGTTGTCTGCACAAATGAAGAAGAAATTCTGTACCGCATTCAAAACCTTTGGAATAAAGGCCTGCGCTAACATTGAATCCCAGAATGCTGCCTTCATCAGAAACTCACCACTCTATACCCTTATCGGGAAACACTCAGTCACTGTTGATTTGTCACAAGGCAAGTGAAATTATAAATTTTATATTTGATTGAAATACAATTACAAATTAGATACAAATTCCAATGTCTAAAAATATCTATTTTTGGGGATAGCTTCAGGCACAGTCATTGAAAGAATGGAGATTGAGGTCCAGGTTGGATCAGAGGCAGCTAAAAAGATTGTCAAAGTGATCACTGTGAATGAAGATGAAGAATCTCCAGAGGCAACAAATGTCCTGTTGAAACTCAAGAAAGTCTTGGTTCCCGGTCGCAAGAATGGTACCAGatcttcctccagctccagcagtTCTAGTTCCAGCAGCTCTcggtcttcttcttcctcctcttcctcctcatctagCTCATCCAGCTCATCCTCCCGTAACAACAAAAACATCCTGATTGTTGGTGCTGCTGCAGCTAACAAGCAGTCTAAGAGAgtaagcagcagcagcagcagcagcagcagcagcagcagcagcagcagcagcagcagcagcagcagcggacGCAACAGCCAAAGGAACACCAGAAGATCACCAAACAACCGCTCTTCCAGCTCCagttcctccagctccagctcgtCGAGTTCCAGCTCTCGCATTTCAAAGGTCAGATAGAATCAAAAAGTACTCTTCTACTCAAAAGAAAAATGCATTTACTGAAAGGTTTGCTTTTCTATTATAGCAGGAACTCTATGACATGAAGTTTACCAAGGACCACATCCACAAGGTAATTATTTTAGTataaaatgttgtgtgtgtaaataaacACCTACTTCAATCTAACCTGCCTCATCACTCTTGCAGCACGCCATCTCAAAGGAAAGAACGTCCAGCAGAAGCAGTGCATCCAGCTTTGAGGCCATCTACAAACAGGTGAAACAATACCCCTAACAAAAAACGTCAAGAATAATTTATTCTCACAAAGCTCAAACTGACCCTGGACATGAGAATAACTTTACTTTACATTTTGTCAGAACAAATTCCTTGGCAATGCTGTTGCTCCTTCGGTGACAATACTCATCCGTGCTGTGAGAGCTGACCATGAAGTGCAGGGATACCAGATTACTGCCTATATGGACAAAGCTAATTCCAGGATACAGATCATCGTGGCTAACCTAGAAAAGGATAACCATTACAGAATCTGTACTGATGGAGTGTTACTGAGCAACCACAAAGTTATGGTAAGCCTGAAGACCTCTGATGCTGTCTGAAGTGACAAAAACAATGATTAGCAAAAGCATTTTCATGGGCACTGCTGTTATCTACAGAAATGTCCCCTTAAACCACCCTGTACCATTTATTCTGTGCTGTTGGTGCACAATATTATATATTTAGATTGTTATTAGTTTATTATTATGAACTGCTATAATTTTTTAACAAGCTATCTGAGGTCCTGCAAGATGCACATAACAACCCACAACACAATTTCTCCTCTTAGGCTAAGATTGCATGGGGTGTTGAGTGCAAGGAATATGAGACTGAGATCACAGCAGAAACTGGTCTTGTCAACGAAAATCCTGCTCTCCGTCTGAAGCTGTCATGGGACAAGATCCCAAGTGCCCTTAGGCGAAATGCAAAGAGGTACAATCTTTCATTTCACTATTAGTCATTGAACGCTATGACTTTGGGGTCTATACCATGTGCAAAATTGCTTTAGAAATAATCATCTACTGTATATAAGTATGTTTAAAATGTTACTTTCTTGATTTAGGGTCACTGAGTCCCTTTATAGTGCTGCTATCCAGGCTGGGGTTAGTCAAGGAAAAGCCAAAAACATAAAGAAAGAGATCAAACTCACACTGGCTCTTATCTCTGCGAGAAGGTTGAATATTGTGCTGAAGACTCCAAAGGTGACCTAGTCATCTGCTTTTAACTGAGGTTACTTTTACAGAAGCTGGTTTTCCATTACTTTAAATTTACTTCATTGTCCTTACAGATGACCATGTCCAAACTGGTGTTGAGTCTCCCTATTGCTTTGCCTGTTGGAGACACCGCTACTGAGCTTTCTGTTCTCTCAGACAACCTTGTTGACCAAGTGTACTACCTGTTCTCTAAAGCCAATGCAGGTGAGAAGAATCTGATTATTCAAAATAATGTTTTAGGTATAAATGGTTTAGTGgtgtcatattttttttttattactctAGCTGAATGTAGCATGGATGGAAACACAATGACTACATTCAACAACAGGAGGTACAAGAGTGACATGCCACTTTCCTGCTACCAAGTTGTGGCTCAGGATTGTACACAAGAGCTCAAGTTCATGGTTCTGTTAAAGAAGGACAATGATCAAAACCACATCAATGTGAAGATATCTAATATGTGAGTACGCAATAACAAGCACAACTATATTGgtaactaaaatgacaaaaattGCATACTATTCATGCTCAATTGggaagtatatatttttttacaaaataacCAAATGAACTTATCTTCACCAGCGATATTGACCTGTACCCCAAGGACAACCAGGTACTGGTGAAGGTCAACGAACAAGAAATTCCCATCAGCAGCCTCCCATACCAACACCCTACaggttatttttatttgttgtaATCTATTAACTTCCTTTAACAAGATCAGTGTATTGAGCTGCAGGTTTAGCAATGCGTTAAAAACATTTCATGAAGATTATCTTCTTCCTGAATATAGGCTCCATCCAGATCAGACAAAGTGGTGGGGGTATCTCTCTCCATGCTCCAAGCCATGGTCTCCAAGAGGTTTACATGGATGGAAATTCATGGAAGGTGATGGAAATCTTCTGTTGTGGTTCAGTCATTTTACTTGATAGCAAAACATTGTGGTGAAGATGAACCAGAAAGTGATGATAAAGGATAACTAGCTAATTTATCTTTGAAATCTTTGTACTAGGTCCAAGTTGTGGACTGGATGAAGGGTCAGACCTGTGGTATCTGTGGTAAAGCTGATGGGGAAGTCAGACAGGAGTTCCGCATGCCCAATGGACGCCTGAGCAAGAGCCCAGTCAGCTTTGCCCATTCCTGGGTGCTTCCAGCTGAGAGCTGCCGGGACGCCACCGGTAAaacattattatttttacaAAGAACTGTTAATTAAACTATTAGGTTTTTGAAGTAGTGAGACTGGACAAACTATGCAATGTTGGCTCTGAAATAGGTCTTTCTAGTTGAGCGAAGGACACTTTTATTATGTTGTCTATGCAGAACTTAACAATACTTTTATATTCTAGAATGTCGCTTGAAGCTTGAATCTGTGAAGTTGGAAAAGCAGATGATTGTCAATGGCCAGGAGTCCAAATGCTTCTCTGTTGAGCCTGTGCTGCGTTGTCTGGACGGTTGCTACCCAGTGAGGACCACCCCTGTCACCATTGGCTTCCACTGCCTGCCCACCGGTGAGTGCATGATGGACTACATATGTTTTACTGAAATTAAAATGCATCAAATGTACCAACAGCTTCCTTTTTAAATTTTTACCCATATTTACTTTTACAGATTCCAACTTGAACCGTTCAGAGGGTCTGAGCAGAATCTATGAGAAGAGTGTGGACCTGAGGGAGACAGTGGACGCCCATGTGGCCTGCCGTTGCACCGCTCACTGTGCTTAGTCTCATTGTGGTTTTTGCCACAATTTCCTTGCTTTGAATATTTTGGTGAATGGCTTTGTGTCAAATCTAATTATGAATAAATTCCAAACCGCATTCCGAAGACTAAAAGGTTTCTTGAATattatttaaaacattttgtgACGACACAAGCTTTCCTACATGCAATCGTCTCTTTAGTTTGTTTCTAAATTCTATTTCACACACCAATCAATTTTTTTGACATGGTAGATTATTAGTTTTTATAATGTTggtcccctccttgagtcaccaccttaccgcggtggaggggtttgcgtgtcctattgatcctggaagctatgttgtcgggggctttatgcccctggtagggtcacccaaggcaaacaggttccaggtgaaagaccagacaaagcgtggctcaaaaataaaccttgaagaaaaacaacaatggttctcagttgcccctgcccggaagccggtcaccggggccccccccccctggagccaggcccgggggtggggctcgatggcgagcgcctggtggccgggccttttcccatgtggcccggtcgggcacagcccgaagagacaacgggGGAACCTCTTCCAGTGGgttcaccatccgcaggaggggtaatgggggtcgggtgcagtgtgagatgggcggcggccgaaggcgggggccttggcggtccgatcctcggctgcagtagctagctttagggacgtggattGTCACCTTGCTGGCgagaaaggagcctgagctggtgcgcgaggtagagagtttccagctagatatagtcggcctcgcctcgacgcacagcataggctccggaaccagtctccttgagaggggctggactctcttccactctggagttgcccttggtgagaggcgtcgagctggggtgggaatacttgtttcccctcggttcggcacctgtacattggggttcaccccggtggacgagagggtagcctccctccgcctttgggtggggggacgggtcctcactgtcgtttgtgcttatgcaccaaacggcagctcagagtacccaccctttttggagtctctggggggaggtGCTGGAAAGcactcctcccggggattccctcgtcctcctgggggacttcaatgctcatgtgggcaatgacagtgagacctggaggggcgtgattgggaggaacggcccccccgatctgaacccgagtggtgtttggTTGTTGGatttctgtgctagacacggcttgtccgtaacgaacaccatgttcaagcataagggtgtccatatgtgcacctggcaccaggacacccgaggtctcagttcgatgatcaactttgtagtcgtgtcgtcggacttggggccgcatgtcttggacactcgggtgaggagaggggcggagctgtcaactgatcaccacctggtggtgaattggcttcgatggtgggggaagacgccggtcaggcctggcaggcccaaacgtaatgtgagggcctgctgggaacggctggcagaaccctctgtcagaaggagcttcaactcccacctccgggagagcttcgatcatgtctcggggggagccggggacattgagtccgaatgggccatgttccgggcctccattgttgaagtggctgaccggagctgcggccgcaaggcggtcggtgcatgtcgcggcggtaaccctcggacccggtggtggactccggaggtgagggatgccgtcaagctgaagaaggaggcctatcggactttattggctggttggactccagaggcagctgatgtgtaccggcaggccaagcggaacgcggctttggcggtcgcggaggcaaaaacccgggcatgggaggagttcggcgaggccatggagaatgacttccgaacggcttcaaaaaggttctggaccaccatccggcggctcaggaggggaaAGCAgttctctgtcaacactgtatacggtggggatggtgcgctgctgacctcgacgggggacgtcctggatcggtggaaggaatacttcgaagacctccttaattccaccaacacgctttccgaagtggaggcagagtctggggacatcgggggggcccttctatatctggggctgaggtcgccgaggtggttgaaaagctccgctgtggcagggcccctggggtggatgaggtctgcccggagttccttaaggctctggatgttgtagggctgtcttggttgacacgactctgcaacatcgcgtggacatcggggacagtgcctctggactggcagaccggggtggtggttcccctctttaaaaagggggaccggagggtgtgctccaactttagggggatcacactcctcagcctccctgggaaagtctattcaggggtcctggagaggaggggtccgtcggattgtcgaacctcggattcaggaggagcaatgtggttttcgtcctggctgTGGAACAGTGTACCAACTTTATACCCTCcacggagtcctggagggtacatgggagtttgcccaaccagtctacacgttttgtggatttggaaaaggcgttcgaccgtgtccctcgggggctcatgtggggggtgctctgagagtacggggtaccggattccctgatcggggctgtccggtccctgtacgaccattgccagagtttggtccgcattggcggtagtaagtcgaacttgtttccggtgagggttggccagggctgccctatttcaccgattctgttcattacctatatggacagaatttctaggcgcagccagggtgttgagggggtccggtttggtgacctcaggatcgggtcgctgctttttgcggatgatgtggtcctgttggcttcatcgggccgtgaccttcagctctcactggagcggtttgcaaccgaatgtgaagcggctgggatgtgaatcagcacctccaaatctgaggccatggtaatcggccggaaaagggtggagtgccatctccgggtcggggaggagatcctgaaccaagcggaggagttcaaatatctcggggtcttgttcacgagtgagggaagaatggagcgcgaggtcgacaggcggatcggtgcggcgtccgcagtgatgcgggctctgcatggGTCCGTCGTGGTAAAGAAGGAGttgaaaggcgaagctctctatttaccagtcgatctacgttcctaccctcacctatggtcacgaactatgggtagtgaccgaaagaacgagattgcgaataaaagcggccgaaatgagctttctctgcagggtgtccgggctctcccttagagatagggtgagaagctcggtcatctgggaggggctcagagtagaaccgctgctcctacGCGtcaagaggagccagctgaagtggctcgggcatctgattaggatgcctcctggacgtctccctggtgaggtgttccgggcacgtcccactgggaagaggccccgggtaagacccaggacacgctggagggactatgtgtctcggctggcctgggagcGCCTCGGGGACGACCTACCGCGctgcacctgagctgctccaaacttttcccaaacttttttgtcttgtttattgctatattttatatattacttcatttattcatttattgtgtcgttaccgatgtaatctatacatctactgtctcaattataggtttactcggcacggcttttttccttggagctcgacgctactgttcctgttgaactagccaattcaacgttctgacgaattatcttggctggcataaactattaacgtaagttaattataatgtctcacacccactcacattgtcctacatgtgtcattttgttcgaaaagttgactctattagagagtcgcgttcagtcgcttgaggaagaacgtatgctagtaactttagatgcgactggcgcaacatcacagacagggagtcctagcgtgagtgaggactcaagtttagccccaccggtttcacctttgcagcatggtgggagtgggactccgcagacgttagtgatcggtgactccatcactcgtaacattagattggagggaccagcgacagtttactgtgtacctggggccagagctaccgacatagaagctaatcttagggtgctggctagcactagggctaaggcaaatgcccaagctaaggcacatggcgcacgcactgatgataggtatgagaatattgtcattcatgtcggcaccaatgatgttaggctgaggcagtcagaggtcacgaaggttaatattgctcgggcatgtgaccttgctcaaaagatgagtcggcatcgagtaatagtctctggcccactacctgctagggggactgacgagatctacagcaggcttgtctctctcaaccgctggttggctcgcttttgctcagaacagggtttaggatttgtagataattggtctcgtttctgggccaaacctggcttgttgaaaagtgacgggctccatcctagctggagaggtgcttttcttttgtctaggaatattgaagctattctaaagcagacctgacactcactagaacaagccgggctacagtctcttagagagtctgataggtatgttgataggcatgctgtgagctgttggggccccgatagctcagcttgtagtgtagccagggtggttgctgatgttgtttttcccattgagacggtgtcggccccccgccctttttccaaattccggccctcaattattaggaattataccaatttaatatatattcagccttgctcacccgttgctcttccaactcagtttcctgataacagtgccaccttttcagaagtattatctacgtctaaagctgccaaaaacccatactggaatgttgggctcctaaacatcagatctctatccacaaaggcagttttgattaatgatctgatgtctgactgcagcctggacctgattggtctcaccgaaacctggctaaaacctgatgaatatttccccctgaatgaagcttcgcctcctgattttgcgtattcacacatccctcgtgtttcaaagaaaggtggtggtgttgctatgttatataaagctagcttcaacctcagcctaaaatctgtcaatacctttaaatcatttgagataatttgtatgaaaccaccaactactttaaaaaggactaattctactactgttgccccccctccttcgttttgtatagttattctataccggccccctggcccatactccctcttccttgaggaatttgctgattttagtgctgatcttgtgacatacactgacaatatcttaattatgggtgattttaacattcatgtcgatgacccaaaagatcctctaagtaaggcctttactgctcttatggattccacaggtctcactcaggtggtttctaaacctacccatcttcactcgcatacattggatttagttctcacacggggaatcaagattagtgatgtcattgttcatacccacaatcctatattatcagaccactgcctggtaacctttaaaatggatctctgccagagccttggaggcacccagaatatttctattagccgctgcttaaccccaaatacagctctggaactggctagtattctacccgctgcactagaagcacttgatgtcccgaataaatcattaaatgctaaaacaagggatctgaatttggttcttcagcaatccctagattctgttgctccactcaaaccaaggaaaagaatagacaagaaactggctccatggtattcagaggaaacccgcactctcaagaggtccactagaaaattagagcgtaagtggcgtaccactaaattggaggttttccgcctggcctggaaggacagccaaatagagtacaagcaagtcctcatcaggtccagatcagaatatttctctaagttgattagtaagaacaaacacaacactaagttcctatttgatactgttgcaaaactcactaagaaaagtacactctgtgttagttcagatctctctcccaatgatttcttagatttctttgaccaaaaaatctatgcaataagggacaaactacagactagtcctggaggagtggccatcaacactgattttccctctgtacccagcattctgcatgttgagactctcactcactttaaccctatttctatggaagcattcatcaagctgatagattcctcgaaacccactagctgccttctcgatcccctccctgccaaactttgtagggaacttctccatattattggaccgcccatgcttagtattattaatgaatctcttgtaactggacaagtccctgacgatttcaaacaagctattatcaagccccttcttaaaaaaccaaacctggatccaggttgtcttagcaattacaggcccatttcaaat
Above is a genomic segment from Hypomesus transpacificus isolate Combined female chromosome 16, fHypTra1, whole genome shotgun sequence containing:
- the LOC124478617 gene encoding vitellogenin-like encodes the protein MRTVVFALTLALVASQQVNFAPEFASSNTYVYKYEAVVLGGLPEEGLARAGIKVISKVLISAVAQNNFLLKLVNPEIFEYSGVWPRDPFVPAAKLTSVLAAQLQTPIKFEYANGVVGKIHAPAGISATVLNVHRGILNILQLNIKKTQNIYELQEAGAQGVCKTSYVISEDAKAERIHLTKTKDLNHCQERLEKEFGLAYTEKLVASQDSRKNLRGAAAYNYIMKPTANGALIMEATVTEVHQFSPFNEMTGAAQMEAKQRLTFQEIQKATVEPIGAEYISRGSLQYEFATELHQIPIQLLRISNAQAQIVEVLNHLVTHNEAKVHEDSPLKFVELIQLLRVARMENIEAIWTQYKTNPAFRHWILSAIPAIGSPVTVRFIKEKFIAGDLTIPEAAQALMAAVHMVTADLDSVKLVEGLAFHHMIQQNSVLREIAMLGYGTMVFKYCAVHTNCPSELVKPIHDYAIEVLAKGEIKELVVALKVLGNAAHPSSIKPITKLLPGFGAAAASLPIRVQVDAILALRNIAKKEPRRIQEVAVQLFMDRALHPELRMVAAVVLFETRPPMGLVITLADAVQKETNLQVASFVYSYMKSLTRSTASDFAPVAAASNVAVKILSPKFDRLSYTFSKAFHLDFYSSPLMMGAAASAFYINDAATLLPRAVVAKARTYIAGAAADVLEVGVRTEGIQEALMKMPNIAENADRITKMKHVIKALTDLRSLPTNKPLASMYVKFFGQEIAFAHIDKEIIEQAIQLATGPSAHAIGRKALKELLSGASFQYAKPLLAAEVRRIFPTAVGVPMELSFYTAAVAAVTVQVRVAMTPSLPEAFHPAQLLNTDIQLHAEITPSVAMHTFAVMGVNTAWIQATLMARAKVHTIVPAKMAAKVDIAKGNFKFEVLPVQSADHLATVRVESLAVARNVEDLAAIKMIPMIPAKEAQLSRDTLRSTISSSQESDWSRSSERINSDLPSNIIPKMRRLSAQMKKKFCTAFKTFGIKACANIESQNAAFIRNSPLYTLIGKHSVTVDLSQASGTVIERMEIEVQVGSEAAKKIVKVITVNEDEESPEATNVLLKLKKVLVPGRKNGTRSSSSSSSSSSSSSRSSSSSSSSSSSSSSSSSRNNKNILIVGAAAANKQSKRVSSSSSSSSSSSSSSSSSSSSSGRNSQRNTRRSPNNRSSSSSSSSSSSSSSSSRISKQELYDMKFTKDHIHKHAISKERTSSRSSASSFEAIYKQNKFLGNAVAPSVTILIRAVRADHEVQGYQITAYMDKANSRIQIIVANLEKDNHYRICTDGVLLSNHKVMAKIAWGVECKEYETEITAETGLVNENPALRLKLSWDKIPSALRRNAKRVTESLYSAAIQAGVSQGKAKNIKKEIKLTLALISARRLNIVLKTPKMTMSKLVLSLPIALPVGDTATELSVLSDNLVDQVYYLFSKANAAECSMDGNTMTTFNNRRYKSDMPLSCYQVVAQDCTQELKFMVLLKKDNDQNHINVKISNIDIDLYPKDNQVLVKVNEQEIPISSLPYQHPTGSIQIRQSGGGISLHAPSHGLQEVYMDGNSWKVQVVDWMKGQTCGICGKADGEVRQEFRMPNGRLSKSPVSFAHSWVLPAESCRDATECRLKLESVKLEKQMIVNGQESKCFSVEPVLRCLDGCYPVRTTPVTIGFHCLPTDSNLNRSEGLSRIYEKSVDLRETVDAHVACRCTAHCA